Proteins from a genomic interval of Cucumis melo cultivar AY chromosome 7, USDA_Cmelo_AY_1.0, whole genome shotgun sequence:
- the LOC103493699 gene encoding cytokinin dehydrogenase 7, with the protein MMIAYLEPFLQDTDSRRPHDGSALCEALQLQLQGGVSTDSRDTGLAGKDFGGLHSLTPLALVTPAGADDVAKVVKSAVQSSNLTVAARGNGHSINGQAMTDGGLVLDMRAMEDNFRVVTINGFSYADVSGGALWEDVLKRCVSSYGLAPRSWTDYLSLTVGGTLSNAGVSGQAFRYGPQISNVAELEVVTGKGDTLICSENENSELFFSVLGGLGQFGIITRARVLLQPAPEMVRWIRLVYDEFERFAHDAESLIRRPEGDSFDYVEGFVFSNNDDPLTGRPTVPLDSNTVFDSSYLPETAGSVLYCLEVAVHYRNNDQVSTVDTDVERLLSGLGYVKGLRFEVDLSYIQFLSRVKRAEEEAVANGVWDAPHPWLNLFVSKSDIADFDRVVFKTLLKNGVGGPMLVYPLLRSKWDSRTSVVLPEGEVLYLVALLRFTPPNPKPALVNKLVEQNREIINICNANCIDFKLYLPHYHSEKEWKLHFGNQWSRFVERKAWFDPMAVLAPGQKIFTRISRKH; encoded by the exons ATGATGATTGCTTACCTCGAACCGTTTCTACAAGACACCGATTCCCGCCGGCCACACGACGGCTCCGCCCTATGCGAAGCTCTACAGCTTCAATTACAAGGTGGCGTCAGTACCGACTCGCGGGACACAGGTTTAGCCGGGAAGGATTTCGGGGGGCTACATTCCTTAACTCCGTTGGCTTTGGTAACTCCAGCTGGTGCCGATGACGTGGCGAAGGTAGTGAAATCAGCTGTACAATCGTCTAATCTAACGGTAGCAGCGAGAGGTAACGGCCACTCAATTAACGGCCAAGCGATGACGGATGGAGGTTTGGTTTTGGACATGCGTGCCATGGAGGATAATTTCCGTGTCGTAACAATTAATGGATTTTCTTATGCCGACGTGTCGGGAGGGGCATTATGGGAAGACGTCTTGAAACGCTGCGTTTCAAGTTACGGATTAGCTCCTAGGTCATGGACGGATTACCTTAGCTTAACCGTCGGCGGTACACTGTCTAACGCCGGCGTTAGTGGCCAGGCTTTCCGGTACGGACCACAAATTTCCAACGTGGCTGAATTGGAAGTCGTCACTGGAAAAGGCGATACTTTAATTTGTTCGGAAAATGAAAATTCTGAATTGTTTTTTAGCGTTCTTGGTGGTTTAGGTCAGTTTGGAATTATCACAAGAGCTCGTGTTTTGCTTCAGCCAGCTCCGGAAATG gTGAGATGGATTAGATTGGTTTATGATGAATTTGAAAGGTTTGCTCACGATGCCGAATCCTTAATACGGCGGCCGGAAGGTGACTCGTTTGATTACGTGGAAGGCTTTGTTTTTTCGAACAACGATGACCCATTAACCGGAAGACCGACAGTGCCGTTAGACTCCAATACTGTATTTGACTCGTCTTATTTACCGGAAACCGCCGGTTCGGTTCTCTATTGCCTCGAAGTCGCCGTTCACTACCGGAACAACGACCAAGTCTCAACCGTCGAcacg GATGTTGAGAGATTGCTGAGTGGGCTTGGGTATGTAAAGGGGCTGAGATTTGAGGTGGACCTAAGTTACATACAATTTTTGTCACGTGTGAAGCGTGCGGAAGAGGAAGCAGTTGCCAACGGTGTATGGGATGCGCCTCATCCTTGGCTTAATCTCTTCGTGTCCAAATCTGATATCGCTGATTTTGATCGTGTGGTCTTCAAGACTCTCCTTAAAAATGGGGTCGGTGGGCCTATGCTCGTCTACCCTCTTCTGCGAAGCAA GTGGGATTCACGGACATCGGTGGTGTTACCGGAAGGGGAAGTGTTGTACTTAGTGGCGTTGTTACGATTCACTCCTCCGAACCCTAAACCAGCATTGGTTAATAAATTAGTGGAACAAAATCGTGAAATAATCAATATATGCAATGCGAATTGCATTGACTTCAAACTCTACTTGCCACATTACCATTCAGAAAAGGAGTGGAAGCTTCATTTTGGGAATCAGTGGAGTAGATTTGTGGAGAGAAAAGCTTGGTTTGATCCAATGGCTGTTCTTGCTCCAGGTCAAAAGATCTTCACTAGAATTTCACGCAAACATtaa